Proteins from one Sabethes cyaneus chromosome 2, idSabCyanKW18_F2, whole genome shotgun sequence genomic window:
- the LOC128736208 gene encoding uncharacterized protein LOC128736208 yields the protein MEQKTIFRKLGFIYAVFCFLGSTFGVIVFFKQLVDHESVCSEIFCGGNEFMIVTSIHMLVFILSAIVSVFLKLGIDEAELSYINIHKAFMLTRNLVLVARWSVESATIKIAQIRENNSPDLEDYLTKVTLLLLSVSVIFGVEMWITNGIQRYTLQKLQSSFCHLALLPPLANWLQKSGGKKLICRIILA from the exons atggaacagaaaacaatttTTCGTAAGTTAGGATTTATTTACGCCGTGTTCTGCTTCTTGGGCTCCACATTTGGAGTAATTGTGTTCTTCAAGCAACTGGTGGACCATGAATCTGTTTGTAGTGAAATATTCTGTGGAG GAAACGAATTCATGATCGTTACCAGCATCCACATGCTCGTTTTTATACTATCGGCGATAGTTTCGGTGTTTCTGAAACTAGGAATCGATGAGGCTGAACTCTCCTACATTAACATCCACAAGGCGTTTATGCTAACGAGAAACCTCGTCCTAGTCGCACGATGGTCAGTCGAAAGTGCCACCATTAAAATTGCGCAAATACGTGAAAACAACTCTCCAGATTTGGAAGATTACCTAACAAAAGTAACTCTATTACTTTTGTCCGTTTCCG TTATATTCGGAGTGGAGATGTGGATCACCAACGGTATTCAGCGGTAC acgctccaaaaacttcagtcaagttTTTGTCACCTGGCCCTCCTCCCGCCCCTTGcaaattggcttcaaaaatcggggggcaaaaaactaATTTGTAGGATTATCCTAGCCTAG